CGTAGACGTCGCGGTGCAGGTCGCCGGCCGGGGGCAGCGGCGAGTTCTCGGCGAACTGGACCGCATCGTCCACCTCGGCGCGGACCTCCTGGTCCAGCGCCTCCAGATCCTCGGTGGTCAGTCGATCCGCCTGCTTGAGCCCTTCGATGTAGGTGGCGATGGGGTCTGTCTGCTTGGCCTCCTCGACGTCCTTCTTGGTGCGGTACACGCCGTACACCGGGTCCGACATGGAGTGGCCCATGAAGCGGTAGCAGCGCGCCTCGATGAGCGTGGGCATGGACTCCTCCCGCGCCCGCTCGATGGCCTCCTCCATGGTGGCGCGCATCTCGAGCACGTCCATTCCGTCGGCGATGGCGGACGGCATCGCGTACGCGCATGCCTTCTGGGAGATGTCGTAGAGCGAGGACGCGCGCTCCCAGGCCGTGCCCATGCCGTAGCGGTTGTTCTCCACGATGTAGATGACGGGCAGCTTCCAGAGCGCGGCCATGTTGAGCGATTCGTGGAACGCGCCCTGGTTGACCGCGGCCTCGCCCATGAAGCACACGCACACCTGGTCGCCGCCGCGGTACTTGATCGCCCAGCCGATGCCGGTCGCCGCCGGTATCTGGCCCCCGACTATGCCCCACCCGCCCATGAAGCGGTGCTCGGCGCTGTACAAGTGCATCGAGCCGCCCTTGCCGCCCGAACACCCGTCCACGCGCCCGTACAGCTCGGCCATGACCTGACGCGCCGTCACGCCCTTGGCGATCGCCTGCACGTGGTCGCGGTAGGCGGTGATGACGTAGTCGTCGTCGCGCAGCGGGGCGAGCGCCCCCACGCCGACGGCCTCCTGGCCTATGTAAAGGTGGCAGAAGCCGCCTATCTTGCCGAGCGCGTAGGACTCGGAGGCCTTCTCCTCGAAGCGTCGGCCCAGCAGCATGAGGCGCAGCATCCCGAGGAGCTCGTCCCGCTCCAGGCGCTCGAGCGCGGCCCCCGCCATCAGGCCAACCGGCGCGGCTGGTCGATCTGCACGAGGTTGCCCGCTCCGGCCGGCGAGATCACCTCCGCGGGCGCGGTGAGGTCGGCCTCCAGGATGTCGCGGATCTCGCCCACGTCGCCGGCGTCGACGGTGCGCGCCTGCTTTTCGGCGTGATAGCTGGACCGCACCAGCGGGCCCGATTCCACGTGCCGGTATCCCATCTCCCGTTCGCCGATGCGCTTCCACTCGGCGAACTCCGCCGGCGTCACCCAGCGCGCCACCGCGGCGTGGTGCTCCGACGGACGCAGGTACTGGCCCAGGGTGAGGATGTCCACCGAGGCCTTGCGCAGGTCGAGCATGGCGGCGTGGATCTCTTCCTCGGTCTCGCCCATGCCCAGGATCACCCCGGACTTGGTGAGCATGGAGGGATCCATGCGCTTCGCGGCGCCGAGGTAGGAGATGCTGCGCCAGTAGCGCCCGCCCGGGCGTGCCCACGGG
This region of Gemmatimonadota bacterium genomic DNA includes:
- the pdhA gene encoding pyruvate dehydrogenase (acetyl-transferring) E1 component subunit alpha → MAGAALERLERDELLGMLRLMLLGRRFEEKASESYALGKIGGFCHLYIGQEAVGVGALAPLRDDDYVITAYRDHVQAIAKGVTARQVMAELYGRVDGCSGGKGGSMHLYSAEHRFMGGWGIVGGQIPAATGIGWAIKYRGGDQVCVCFMGEAAVNQGAFHESLNMAALWKLPVIYIVENNRYGMGTAWERASSLYDISQKACAYAMPSAIADGMDVLEMRATMEEAIERAREESMPTLIEARCYRFMGHSMSDPVYGVYRTKKDVEEAKQTDPIATYIEGLKQADRLTTEDLEALDQEVRAEVDDAVQFAENSPLPPAGDLHRDVYAQINDHGDLFFEGVGAPDPALGRAAGEVAD